CTTAGGTAAAGGAGTAATTCCTCCCGCAGGAGTACTAACCTGAGACTGAGAAGGTCCAGAAAAAGAAGTAAAGGTTTGAGGCTGAGGACTACCCTCAACCAAAATCCTTTTTATCTCTTCCAAGTAAACGGCTATCTTAGAAAAAAGTTGATCTCTTGCTACCTTTTCTTCTTTAGTCCAAACCTCTTTAGGGGTCGGACTTACGCTATCAAGCTTTAGTTTTAATGCTACCTGTTCTTTCTCCACCTTTATCTCTGAGGAAAGGAGATAGTCTAATCCAGATAACGTTCGTCCATCTTCTAACGACACGGTTTTTACCTTAGAAGGCACCCACAGCCTGTGATAAATATGGTTTTGTAAAGCTTCTCTTAAATAACCGTATTCTGCAGGTGCCTCAAGTTTTAAGGGTAATATACCTACTTTTAGTTCTGCCCAGGCAAAACTACAAAAAACAAAAAACCAAAAAAAGATAAGCCTTAAAATTTTCACTTTTTCTTTTTTAACTCCTTTTCTTTCTCAGCAACCAAAAGCCTGGTTTTAATTACAGTATCTGGGGAAAGGCTCATAGAATCGATCCCACATTCTACCAAAAACGCAGCAAAATCAGGAAAATCACTGGGTGCCTGTCCACAGATTCCGACCTTTCTTCCGAACTTATGGGCAGTTTCAATAAGTTGTTTTATCAAAATTTTGATGGCTGGGTTTCTTTCGTCATAGATGTGGGACACTAACTCTGAGTCTCTGTCTAATCCCAAGGTAAGCTGGGTTAAATCGTTAGACCCTATCGAAAAACCGTCAAAAATCTTGGCAAATTCTTCTGCCAAGATAACGTTGCTTGGTATTTCAGCCATCACATATATCTCTAACCCGTTTTCTCCCTGTTTAAGCCCATATTTTTCCATCACCTTAATAACCCTTTCCCCTTCTTCTACCGTCCTGCAGAAGGGCACCATAACTTTGATGTTGGTAAGCCCCATTTCGTCTCTGGCCTTCTTGATAGCCTTGCACTCTAAAGCAAAGGCAGGTTCAAACTTAGGGTCATAATACCTTGAAGCCCCTCTCCAACCTAACATCGGGTTATGCTCTACTGGCTCATAGAGATATCCTCCCACCAGGTTAGCATATTCATTGGTCTTAAAATCTGAAAGTCTCACGATAACATCCTTAGGATAAAAGGCAGCACCTATCATCGCAATACCTTGAGCCAGTTTATCTACATAAAAATCAGCCTTATTGGCATAGTTATAAGCTCTTTCTTCGATCACAGCTACTACCTTTTCGATTTCCTTATCCTTTTTAGCCTCTTCTTTCAACTTTTCATAGTTAAGCAACGCCAGAGGATGGATCCCTATATGAGACCCGATGATAAACTCTATACGAGCAAGACCTACTCCATCGTTTGGTATCTGTGCCTGAGCAAAGGCTTGTTCAGGGATACCTACATTCATCATGATTTTGGTCCTGGTTTCAGGAAGTTTCTCAAGGTCTATCCTTTCAACTTCATAGTCTACCAACCCTTCTAAAACTCTTCCTATCTCGCCTTGAGAGCAATCAACGGTAATTTTATCTCCGGTGTTGATAAGTTTGGTAGCATTTTCTGTACCTACGATACAGGGTATTCCCAATTCTCGAGAAACTATGGCTGCATGGCAGGTTCTTCCGCCTCTATCGGTAATGATGGCAGAGGCTTTTTTCATGATAGGTTCCCAATCAGGGTCTGTCATCTCAGTTACCAAAATCTCCCCTGGTTTAAAATTTGCAATTTCGTTTAAGCTAAGGATAACTCGAGCTTTCCCCTGCCCTATCTTACTTCCTACAGCCTTACCGGTGCAGATAACCCTACCTTCTCCTTTAAGTTTATAGACTTCATAATATTTATACTCCTTGATGGCGTGTACCGTTTCAGGTCTTGCCTGAACGATAAAAATCTCTCCTGTGCCGATAGTTTTTCCATCTCCGTCTTTAGCCCACTCTATATCCATAGGCCGTTCATAGTGTTCTTCGATGATCATCGCCCATTTGGCAAGTTTTAAAATTTCTTCATCAGAAAGCACAAAGCTTAATCTTTCGTCTTTGGTGGTTTTAACTGTCTTAACCGGATGTTTTGGGTCCTCTCCATAAACCATCTTAAGGTGTTTCGAACCTAACTTTTTAGAAAGGATAGGACGAAACCCCTGTTTAAGGGTAGGCTTAAAAACATAATATTCATCAGGGGTGACCTTACCCTGAACCAAGGCTTCTCCTAATCCCCAGGTGCCTGTGATGTAGACCACATCTCTAAAACCGCTTTCTGTATCTAAGGTAAACATAACTCCTGAACAAGCGGCATCACTTCTTACCATCTTTTGTATGGCTACTGAGATGTAAATAGAAAAATGATCAAACCCTTTATCCTCTCTGTAGGAAATGGCTCTGTCGGTAAAAAGAGAGGCAAAACACTTTTGGACATATTTTACGACATTATCTACCCCTCTGATGTTAAGAAAGGTCTCTTGTTGTCCGGCAAACGAGGCATCTGGCAAATCTTCAGCGGTAGCAGAAGACCTGACAGCTACATCGGTATTCTTGCCATATCTTTTCTCAAGCTCAGCATAGGCATCTCTTATAGCAGTCTCAAGTTTCTCTGGCATTTTAGCCTTAAGAAGAAGGGTCCTGATCTTCTTACCTCTTTTTTGTAGATCTAATACGTCATGAGTATCAAGCCCTTTTAAAATTTCTTTTATCTTATCGTCTAAATGGTTTTCTTTTATAAAATATCGATAGGCCTCTGCAGTTACCGCAAAACCATAAGGCACCTTAATTCCTTTTTCTGTAAGTTTAGAATACATCTCTCCCAAAGAGGCGTTTTTACCGCCAACCAAAGGTACATCGTCTTTGGAAATCTGATCAAACCATAGAATCAAAGGTTTTTGATCACTCATGACAAACCTCCATTAAAAAATTGATCTTTAACAACTTTTACCAACCTTTTAAAAAGGATATTAGCAAAATTATTTCTCTTGTCAAGGCAAACTATCTGTGTTATTTTAGTAAAACATATGAAAGTAGTGTGCACCAACAAAAAGGCCTATCATCTATATAACATCGAAGAAACCTATGAAGCTGGGATCCAGCTTTATGGATGTGAAGTCAAATCATTAAGATTAGGCAGGGCTAATCTTAACGACAGTTTTGCCAGGATTGTCAACGGAGAGGTATTTCTCTATAACATGCACATAAGTCCCTATCCACACAGCAGAGAAGCCCAAAACCTTGATCCCACCCGCACAAGAAAACTTTTGCTAAAAAAATCGGAAATCAAAAGGTTGGCAGGAAAGGTGCAGGAAAGAGGTTATACCCTTATTCCTACCAAAGTCTACTTTAACGAAAGAGGATTGGCTAAGGTAGAGTTAGCCTTAGCTAAAGGTAAAAAAGTCTATGACCGCAGAGAAGACATCAAAAAAAGGGATCTTGAACGAGAACTTTCAAGAAAATATAAAATAAAATAAAAGAATGCGTCCTTTATTTCTTTCTATCAAAGGGTTTGGTCCTTATTTAGACGTTAAAATCAGCGAACAGGATTTTAAAAAGTTAAACGACAGCAGGTTGTTTCTGATCTCAGGAGAGATAGGTGCAGGGAAAACCACACTTTTCGATGCCATCGTTTATGCTCTTTACGGAACCACTACCATAGAAAAGCGAGACCCAAAGGCCCTTGTTTCTCACCTTGTCCAACACCAGGCTAACCTCCTGCCAGAAATAGAGTTTAAGTTTTTCTTAGACGGAAAAGAATACAGAATCATAAGAAGGCTTCCTTTCAAAGAAAAAGGTAAAAAATTAAGTCTATGGATAGAAGGCAAATTTTTTTCTGACAAAGAAAAAGAGGTCAACAGTAAAATACAGTCTTTGATAGGGCTTAATGCCGAGCAGTTTAAAAAGGTCTTTCTTATTCCTCAAGGAGAGTATCGTAAAATACTTCTTGCAGAAAAAAAGGAAAGAGAAGAGCTTTTTAAGATCATCTTTGACACCTTTTTGTTTGCCGAGTTAGAAGAGTTTTTTAAACTTAGTCTAAAAGAACTCCAAAACCAGATCAAGTCAAACTTAGACCGGGAAAACCAGATCAAAAAACTGGCTAACATTAACGAATTAAAAGAACTGGAAGATCAAATAAAAGAAACCAAAAAAAATCTTTCAACCTTAGAGGCAGAGGTTAAAAACCTTACTAAGGAAAGAGAAACTCTAAGTCAGGAAATATCAACCAAACAAACCCTCTTGTCTGACCTAAAAACCTTTCGTGAGGTTTTACAAGGGTTAGAGAATCTCTTTGCCTTAGAAAATGAGATAAAACAAAAAGAAAACAGGTTAGAACTTTTAAACACTGTTAAAGATTATTTGCCTTTTTATGAAGACTTTAAAAAATTTAAACAGGAAATATGGAAAGTAAGGTTTAAAATCAAAGATCTTTCTGCCAAAAAAATAAAACTATCTGCAGTTTTAAACACCCTTTCCCAAAATCTCTCCCAAGTTTTATCTCAAATTCCAGAAATAGAAGACCTGAAGTTAAAAGTAAAGGAGTTGAAACAGTTAGAAGAAAAGCTTAAAGAAAAAACAGCGTTAGAAATATCAGTCGATCAACTTTCTAAGGAGGTTCAGTCTAAAGACGAAGAAATTTTTTCAATCCGGGAAGAAATTAAAAAACTTAAACAACTCCTTGAGGAAAACTCAGAAAAATTAAACCTTTTATTAAAAATTCAAAGCTGGCTTAACGAAGAAAAACAAATTAGACAGCTCTTAGAAAAGTTTACTAAACTAAACCATTTCTTAAGTAAAAAACCTGAATTAGAAAACAAAGTAGCTAATCTTTCTACTGAAATAGAGAAGTTAGAAAAGCAAAAACAGGAGTTTGAGGTTAAAAACCTTGCTTTAACGGTTGCTAAAGCTTTAGAAGAAGGAAAACCTTGCCCTGTCTGTGGGTCAACCTCTCATCCCTCTCCCATCACCGATAAAAACTTTACTGAAGAATTAAACAATCTAGAAAAAATTTTAACAGAGAAAAAAAGGGATTTTGAACACTACAAAACTCAGTTTCAAACCTTGGAGATAAGGATTGACACATTACAAACTGAGCTCTCCCCTTATCAGGAAGAAGAATTAAAAGAAAAATTAGCCCAAATAGAAGCACAAAAAAGTGCTTATCCAGAGCTTGTTTCCCAGTATCAAAAGAATCCTATGATCATTAAAATCCTTGAAGGTAAAATCAAAGAACAAAAAAATATCCTTTCTAAAAAAGAAACAGAAGAAAAAGACCTCTCTTTAGCCTTAGAAAACCAAAGAAAGAAGCTTTTGCTATCAAAAGGACGCCTGGAAGAATTAACAAATAGTTTAAAAGCTCTCCTTACAGAAGAGATAAGTTTAGAAGCTTTAAAAAGAAAAATCGTTACCGAAGAAAAAAAGATTACTGAGTTTGAAACCCAAAAAACCGACTTAGAAAAACAGATAAACAGCCTTACCAACCAAAAAACCGCGATAGAACAGGACTTAAAAAACCAAAAAGAATTTTTGCAGCATCTTTTAACAAACTATAAAGCTAAGGTTTTTAAACTGTTACCCCTAAAAAGACAAAAAATTATAAACCGGTGGGACGAGTTTGAGGAACTAAAACCTGAGATAGGTAAAATCCAAACCTTAGAAGCTGAAATAAAAGATTTTTATCAGAAAAAAGAAAGGCTTACAGCAGAAAAGGAAAAATTAACCCAAAAGCTTGAAAGTTTAGGCCTAAAAAACTTAGAGGAAATAGAAGCTCAACTTGAGGTAATCAGTCAGAATTTAGAAGCATTGACCCAAAAAAAAGAAAGGTTAGAACTTACCTTTAAACGCCTAAATCAGGAAATAGGGATAGCCTATCAAAAGTTAGAGCAACTTGAGGGTTATCTCAAAGAATACCAAGAGTTAGGGAAAGAAAGAGAAAGATTAGAAAAAAGATTTGGTTTTTTAAGTAAACTCTGTGATCTTATTTCAGGGAAAAACCCTAAAGGGATCTCTTTTCATTCCTTTGTAGTTTCTATGTTTGCAAGGACTATTTTTCAAAGGGCTAACGAATATCTGAAGGAGTTTTCCTTTGGAAGGTATACCTTTGTAGAGGACATGTTTTTGCAAAAAAACGTCTCAATCGAGGTGTTTGACGTTTATACAGGAACCAAGAGGGAGGTTAAGACCCTTTCAGGAGGTGAGTCTTTTATAGCTACCCTTGCCCTTGCCCTTGGAACTTCAGACGTTATCACCTATCTTTTTAAAACCAAGCCTTTTGAGTCTCTGTTTATAGACGAAGGGTTTGGTAGCTTGGATGAAAAAACCTTAGAAAAAGTGATAACCATCCTGCTTGGTCTGTCTGAAAAAAGTGGAAGGATTATCGGGGTTATCTCCCATCTTGAATACATGAAAGAGGTCTTTCCATTGGTTTTGGAGGTGGTAAAAGACCGTAGTCTTGGCAGTAAAATCAGGTTGATACAGAAGTAGCTTGATGAAAGTAGTGGTATTAGCCGGAGGAAAAGGAGAAAGGATAGGAGGAGATAAGCCTCTAAAGACCTTTTTAGGGAAACCTTTAGCCTACTGGGTATTTAACATCGCTAAAAAGATTAACCTGCCCGTATATTTCTCAGTAAAAAACACAGACCAAGCCCAAAAAATAGCAGAGGTTTTACAAAGGCTAAACGTTCCTCTACAAACGATCGATTTTATCTTAGATAAACATCCTGAGCTCGAAGGGCCTATTTCTGGGATATGGTCTGTAGTCTCTAAGTTTAAGAATGAGGCCATTCTTTTCTTAGCAATAGACCAGCCTCTAGTAGAGCCTGAGTTTCTTAACTGGTTAATCTCCCTCTCAGAAGTTTTTTGCCATAGTTTTGTGATTCTTTCTAAGGGAGAAGACAAAATCAAACCCTTTCCAGGTATTTATCCTGGGTGGCTAAACGAAGAGATAG
Above is a genomic segment from Thermodesulfobacterium commune DSM 2178 containing:
- a CDS encoding AAA family ATPase, translating into MRPLFLSIKGFGPYLDVKISEQDFKKLNDSRLFLISGEIGAGKTTLFDAIVYALYGTTTIEKRDPKALVSHLVQHQANLLPEIEFKFFLDGKEYRIIRRLPFKEKGKKLSLWIEGKFFSDKEKEVNSKIQSLIGLNAEQFKKVFLIPQGEYRKILLAEKKEREELFKIIFDTFLFAELEEFFKLSLKELQNQIKSNLDRENQIKKLANINELKELEDQIKETKKNLSTLEAEVKNLTKERETLSQEISTKQTLLSDLKTFREVLQGLENLFALENEIKQKENRLELLNTVKDYLPFYEDFKKFKQEIWKVRFKIKDLSAKKIKLSAVLNTLSQNLSQVLSQIPEIEDLKLKVKELKQLEEKLKEKTALEISVDQLSKEVQSKDEEIFSIREEIKKLKQLLEENSEKLNLLLKIQSWLNEEKQIRQLLEKFTKLNHFLSKKPELENKVANLSTEIEKLEKQKQEFEVKNLALTVAKALEEGKPCPVCGSTSHPSPITDKNFTEELNNLEKILTEKKRDFEHYKTQFQTLEIRIDTLQTELSPYQEEELKEKLAQIEAQKSAYPELVSQYQKNPMIIKILEGKIKEQKNILSKKETEEKDLSLALENQRKKLLLSKGRLEELTNSLKALLTEEISLEALKRKIVTEEKKITEFETQKTDLEKQINSLTNQKTAIEQDLKNQKEFLQHLLTNYKAKVFKLLPLKRQKIINRWDEFEELKPEIGKIQTLEAEIKDFYQKKERLTAEKEKLTQKLESLGLKNLEEIEAQLEVISQNLEALTQKKERLELTFKRLNQEIGIAYQKLEQLEGYLKEYQELGKERERLEKRFGFLSKLCDLISGKNPKGISFHSFVVSMFARTIFQRANEYLKEFSFGRYTFVEDMFLQKNVSIEVFDVYTGTKREVKTLSGGESFIATLALALGTSDVITYLFKTKPFESLFIDEGFGSLDEKTLEKVITILLGLSEKSGRIIGVISHLEYMKEVFPLVLEVVKDRSLGSKIRLIQK
- a CDS encoding molybdenum cofactor guanylyltransferase, which produces MKVVVLAGGKGERIGGDKPLKTFLGKPLAYWVFNIAKKINLPVYFSVKNTDQAQKIAEVLQRLNVPLQTIDFILDKHPELEGPISGIWSVVSKFKNEAILFLAIDQPLVEPEFLNWLISLSEVFCHSFVILSKGEDKIKPFPGIYPGWLNEEIEIFIKISPKYSLFRLFNYLIDKGRVLTLEDSYINPRNFLNLNTLEDIKEAEKCFYLR
- the ppsA gene encoding phosphoenolpyruvate synthase; translation: MSDQKPLILWFDQISKDDVPLVGGKNASLGEMYSKLTEKGIKVPYGFAVTAEAYRYFIKENHLDDKIKEILKGLDTHDVLDLQKRGKKIRTLLLKAKMPEKLETAIRDAYAELEKRYGKNTDVAVRSSATAEDLPDASFAGQQETFLNIRGVDNVVKYVQKCFASLFTDRAISYREDKGFDHFSIYISVAIQKMVRSDAACSGVMFTLDTESGFRDVVYITGTWGLGEALVQGKVTPDEYYVFKPTLKQGFRPILSKKLGSKHLKMVYGEDPKHPVKTVKTTKDERLSFVLSDEEILKLAKWAMIIEEHYERPMDIEWAKDGDGKTIGTGEIFIVQARPETVHAIKEYKYYEVYKLKGEGRVICTGKAVGSKIGQGKARVILSLNEIANFKPGEILVTEMTDPDWEPIMKKASAIITDRGGRTCHAAIVSRELGIPCIVGTENATKLINTGDKITVDCSQGEIGRVLEGLVDYEVERIDLEKLPETRTKIMMNVGIPEQAFAQAQIPNDGVGLARIEFIIGSHIGIHPLALLNYEKLKEEAKKDKEIEKVVAVIEERAYNYANKADFYVDKLAQGIAMIGAAFYPKDVIVRLSDFKTNEYANLVGGYLYEPVEHNPMLGWRGASRYYDPKFEPAFALECKAIKKARDEMGLTNIKVMVPFCRTVEEGERVIKVMEKYGLKQGENGLEIYVMAEIPSNVILAEEFAKIFDGFSIGSNDLTQLTLGLDRDSELVSHIYDERNPAIKILIKQLIETAHKFGRKVGICGQAPSDFPDFAAFLVECGIDSMSLSPDTVIKTRLLVAEKEKELKKKK
- the smpB gene encoding SsrA-binding protein SmpB, with amino-acid sequence MKVVCTNKKAYHLYNIEETYEAGIQLYGCEVKSLRLGRANLNDSFARIVNGEVFLYNMHISPYPHSREAQNLDPTRTRKLLLKKSEIKRLAGKVQERGYTLIPTKVYFNERGLAKVELALAKGKKVYDRREDIKKRDLERELSRKYKIK